Genomic window (Vigna radiata var. radiata cultivar VC1973A chromosome 1, Vradiata_ver6, whole genome shotgun sequence):
GCTTTgggggaagaagaaaaaagcgTCTTTCTTGACATCGCCTGTTTCTTTAATGAAAGTAGTTTGGAAGAAGTTGAAGGTATACTTCGTGTTCTTTATGGTAACAACATGAAACATCATATTGGCGTGTTGCTGGATAAATCTCTCATAGATTTTTGGTCGGATGATGAAGATTGTATTGTTATGCACGACTTGATTGAGGACATGGGTACACATATTGACCAGCAAGAGTCACCCAAAGAGCCAGGGAAGCGGAGGAGATTATGGTCAGAGGAAGATATCcttcatgttttaaaaaacgACAAGGTAAGTAAGCTTCATCAATGACTGATGTACTTTCTTAgcttgatttaatatttttatgtcatCTGTTCACAtcatagtatatttttttttctctttacaaATTTGCAAAGTTCGCTTAACACGTGAATTTTTTGGATTTGTGAATGTGTCTTTTGCATTAACAGGGTACTAGCAAAACTGAAATCATAATCCTGGATTCCGAGCAAGAAAAAACGCTAGAATGGAATCCCAACGCCTTCAGAAGAATGAAAAACCTAAAAATACTTATCATTAGAAATGGTAAATTTTCCAAAGGTCCCAATTATTTTCCGGAAAGTTTGAGATTACTGGAATGGCATGGATACCCTTCAAATTCTTTACCATCAAATTTTGATCCGAGCAATCTTGTGACATGCATGTTACCGAACAGTCATTTTACGTCATTTGAATTCCTTGGCTCATCAAAGGCAAGCTTAAAGAGTGTTTTCCtcatcttttaaattattaaaaacagcATAAATATCTTAacttttattctctttattttctttgcagAAATTCGAGAATCTATCTGTCTTGAATTTTGACTGGTGCAAATTTTTGACACATATACCCGATATGTCTGATTTCGTAAATTTGGAGGAAGTTTCATTTAAAGGATGTGAGAGTTTAGTTGCAGTTCACGACTCAATTGGTTTTATGAGtaaacttaaaatattgaatGCGGAATGTTGCATCAAGCTTATGAGTTTTCCACCTCTGAACTTGCCCACTCTTGAAAGACTACAACTTTCAGATTGTTCCAGTCTTGAGAAATTTCCAGAAATACTAGGAAAGATGGAAAACATAAAGGGATTTGAATTGGCGGGTCTTCCCATTAAAGAATTGCCACTGTCGTTTCAAAATCTTATTGGACTCGAAGAGTTATCCTTGTCATGTAAAATTGTTCACTTAAGAAGTAGCATTTTCACTATGCCTaacttgatttattttattgttactGATTGCATGGAGTGGAAATGGGTAAAATCAGACGATGCTGAAGATAACCTAGGCTCAACGGTTCCTTCAAAGTTAGAAGTTTTTTCGGCACCGTCTTGCAACCTGGATGATAACTTCTTTTCAGCAGGTTTCATGCAGTTGGCACAAGTGCGTTCTTTAATTCTACagaacaataatttcaaaaacctTCCTGAATGCATCAAAGAATTTCACAATCTCAAGCACCTTGATGTGACTCATTGCAAACATCTTGAGGAAATCAGAGGGTTTCCACCAAAATTAGAATATTTCAGTGCACCAAACTGTATATCTTTGAGTTCCACCAGCTTAGACATGTTGCTAAATAAGGTTTTGTcttgcttttgaaatttttgattgATAATACGTAGTGCTCTTAATGTTGGTAAGCTAATGAGTTCTTTATGAATTATGTATGACTAACAGGAACTATACGAAGTTAGAAAAGCTACTAACTTCAAGTTTCCAGGAGAAAGTTTTCCAGAGTGGTTTGATCTGAAGAGCAGTGGACCTTCATGTTCTTTCTGGTTTCGTAATAAGTTTCCAGCCAGAgttctttctcttcttattatacatatgaataaatatgaaaacttaAGTATCTTTGACCCTGAGGTGTGCATTAATGGGAAATGGCAAACAGGCGGAGGCCACTATTTGTTAGAGGAGACGAAATTTGAATTCGATCAAACATACCTCTGTGATCTAAAAATGtatggtaatttttttaaacaacctTTTGAAAAGGAATGGAATCACGTGAAAGTTACATATAGTACTCCGACAGGGAAGTCATGGATTAAAGCAACAGGAATCCATGTATTCAAAGAGGAAAACAACATCATGGAAGACATTCGGTTTGATGATCCTTATatcatggaagaagaagaaaaggaggaagaaaaggaagaaggagaagaagaagaggaagaaaaagaagaaaaggcagaagaagaaaatagcaTCATGGAAGacaccatggaagaagaaggaagaagaggaaaaagaagaaaactgcATCATGGAAGACATTCCTGGTTTGATGATCCATATACCaacaagaaaaggaagaaggggaaggagaagaggaacaagaagaaaaagaaaaataacatgcagaagaagaagaaaatagctTCATGGAAGACATTGCATTTGATGTTATATCACGGAAGACATcatggaagaagagagaaaaaaaaagaagaaaacaacatCATGAAAGacaccatggaagaagaaggaagaagaggaaaaagaagaaaacagcAGCATGGAAGCCATTCGGTTTGATGATCCATGTACCGACAAGAAATTAGACAAAGATCTCAACCCTTCTCAATCACAAAACCACTTGTTAAGAACCTTAGGTTTCTTCATaggcttttttcttttttcttttcgtgcttatgtttttaactttatttactagCCTCAGCACCAACTCAACTAGGATATGAGCgagataatttcatttttattatatatatcaatatatatatatatatatatatatatatatatatataattataaatctataaaactataaaattttaaaattttaaaattatagaattatatatggttttcacatttattttattaaatacaaattactgtttttctttctaattacAATTGAATCTTAAATCTCTTTCCTATCTATAAATAATcctatttgtgtttttttctcttgttcattatactatttttttaaaaaggtgtTCATAAGATTTAGAGATTTTTTTGCAGTTTAAAAGTTCTTCGTTGCATTCAATTGATCCGCAAGGATGTTGTATCTTAAGATGATAACCCATAATATTATGTCTTGCTCTGTATAGTATGTTGGGAGAGTAAcacataatattatgttttgtcCTGTACACTGGTGGTGACGTTTTGTCTTTAAGGATAATGTTctatttgttataaatattatttgagtttattaatatttttttatacatatctctgtcttttattttattcatctacTTTTCTAACACTTCCTTTGAGAAAACTTTCCATAAAAGAATTGtcagtttcattttaaaatcttaCTAGATTCCATCAATTAAATAGCATTGTCTTTACGCATATATTgtctaattttattctttatagaTGCAAGGGTGGAAATGGATAAAATCAAAATGCCAATATAGTGGAAGATTTGTCCATGCAGGTGATAAAATCAACAAATGATTGgtttaattttcaaaacataaaaaataacaaaaaaaataaaacggtTAAGTGCAATTTCTCCTATATTTTTCTCGTTTACAGGATTTGAACCTAAACTTTGCTTTAAGAAACCCAAACAAATGGCACTCAAACAAAAAACACATATCGGTTAAATCtggttgttttttttatgagcATTGAACTTGTTTTTCCTCATAGACATGTTCTTTAATCTTTCAGTCCTTTTTTCttgataaaatcatttaataaagtgaatttcttttaattaaagcaAAGAATGTCTTTGCATTGATATAATCGACTGAATATAAATGGGAATATAATATAGATTACAGATATGCAAAACAGAATCATatcaataaacatttttctgaTATAACAATCAGTTCAAATATGGCTGTAAAAAGTTTCGTCCATATTAGTAATACCTAAACTCTATTTGGATACAATTttcatcagattttgttcaCTTAAAGGGATTTGAAGGAGagtaattgaatgaatttgagaggatctgaagataaattttttgttttatttgagtagatttggaggtaagtgaaaatgtatttggaagtaaagtttatgagaattagtttattatttaatttatatgacagattaaacaaatttacttctaaattaaCTCTCACTTACGTCGAAATCCAATCAaataaacagtaaaaaaaaattatcttcaaatcctctcaaattcattcacttACTCTCCTCTAAATCCTTTTAAGTGAAGAAAacataaatctaattaaattacaGCAACACTTCCTTGCTTTCTATTTATAAGACCAAATTGCACATCATGTCTAAGAAAAATGGTTCACTATTTAATAGAAACAGATCTGTTTATATAGATATATactttattatacttttataataaatttatactttattatgTGTAAATTTAAACACCAAGTATTCTAAATAATTGTATGTACACAGAgaaattttgaagaactttgatGAAGACCTGTGTTGTAACGTAGAGTAAGGGTTATGCATGATGTTCACTTTTGTGacaaaagagaggaaaaaaagagaattttctATGAAATTCATTCCTATAATAATTAACACTGCTGTGATATTTCCAATGTTGATCCCTTTTTCAGAACATTTTAGAATAACCTCAGTTTTTAAAAGAGATTGATacttttagcaaaaataatttttgatgaGAAAAAACATTGTAgaataagaatttaaaagtaaatacttattttatcaCTAACATTGGAGATTATTTGGACAAAGATATATATGAACgcatcttcctttttcttttccttttgactATTATGAAGGCAATT
Coding sequences:
- the LOC106763192 gene encoding TMV resistance protein N-like, whose protein sequence is MATLSSRRFTYHVFLSFRGEDTRYGFTGYLYKALWDRGIHTFMDDDKLQSGEEITPALQKAIQESRIAIVVLSHNYASSSFCLDELATILDCQSEGLLVIPVFYKVDPSNVRHQNDSYKEALAKHQERFKGQEEKLNKWKMALRQVVDLCGYHFEDGNDYKYKFIGSIVERVSRVINRVPLKVXDYLVGLPSQELKVKKLLDLGSNAVVHMIGIHGMGGLGKTTLSLVVYNSIADNFDCSCFLHIVRKKSNKDRLEDLQSILLSKMVXEENIMLTSWQEGASMIQQRLGRKKVLLILDNVDNRXQLEAFAGRADWFGPGSRVIITTRDEQLLKSHQIERTYKMEELNDNDSLQLLKWNAFKREKVDPSYEDVLKRVVTYASGLPLALKVIGSNLYNKSVEEWESAIEHYERIPNDEILQILKVSYVALGEEEKSVFLDIACFFNESSLEEVEGILRVLYGNNMKHHIGVLLDKSLIDFWSDDEDCIVMHDLIEDMGTHIDQQESPKEPGKRRRLWSEEDILHVLKNDKGTSKTEIIILDSEQEKTLEWNPNAFRRMKNLKILIIRNGKFSKGPNYFPESLRLLEWHGYPSNSLPSNFDPSNLVTCMLPNSHFTSFEFLGSSKKFENLSVLNFDWCKFLTHIPDMSDFVNLEEVSFKGCESLVAVHDSIGFMSKLKILNAECCIKLMSFPPLNLPTLERLQLSDCSSLEKFPEILGKMENIKGFELAGLPIKELPLSFQNLIGLEELSLSCKIVHLRSSIFTMPNLIYFIVTDCMEWKWVKSDDAEDNLGSTVPSKLEVFSAPSCNLDDNFFSAGFMQLAQVRSLILQNNNFKNLPECIKEFHNLKHLDVTHCKHLEEIRGFPPKLEYFSAPNCISLSSTSLDMLLNKELYEVRKATNFKFPGESFPEWFDLKSSGPSCSFWFRNKFPARVLSLLIIHMNKYENLSIFDPEVCINGKWQTGGGHYLLEETKFEFDQTYLCDLKMYGNFFKQPFEKEWNHVKVTYSTPTGKSWIKATGIHVFKEENNIMEDIRFDDPYIMEEEEKEEEKEEGEEEEEEKEEKAEEENSIMEDTMEEEGRRGKRRKLHHGRHSWFDDPYTNKKRKKGKEKRNKKKKKNNMQKKKKIASWKTLHLMLYHGRHHGRREKKKEENNIMKDTMEEEGRRGKRRKQQHGSHSV